In Mastacembelus armatus chromosome 5, fMasArm1.2, whole genome shotgun sequence, a single genomic region encodes these proteins:
- the ncoa5 gene encoding nuclear receptor coactivator 5 isoform X5, with protein MSRRRSRSTSPGRYSRSCSSNDPRDLERRIFVGNLPTSDMEKKDLEDLFNPYGKIVGVSMFRGFGFVQFERVEEAEAAKAAQKGRIYKGYKIDVNMAVERRQAKPQSQQSPPRRAPYGVYGDSKEPRPRSRSPVFGRDGRDGREPRDSRDGRDSGREPRPGGHSRDHDYRYRSSESRDKELRGDPRDPTYSRDDYDRYYRSGSGTEDYYRRKDEPYRDPYRDPWNGRREPEDDRSRPEERRRNELYRQYYEELQRRYDADRPVDCSVIVVNKAQKEYAETVGRKVRDLGMVVDLIFLNTEVSLTQALEDVGRARTPFAIIITQQHQVHRSCTVNILFGTPQEHRNMPMQDAMMLVAHNYDSYKVENREKEREEIARKAAKMADDVLLREPDRESHPISVLTAITLLSENRFVTPEELDSLIAYLKDKRARLVRSAADPLAAAVHVAAPAAAHHDVPPSAAGLPPSSHSTHTPPQPTHLGLSGGSNPSANPNHQQELQAKILSLFNSGSGVSTGAGGLTSATQSQAYGSLGPSPSQNPPRPAMTGPLPAGTQGYGNAPGRMPVTPGGQRLPSSASGINFDNPSVQKALDTLIQSGPALNHLVGAGAAQQPPSRQGSGMGQVPPMSMYPRHY; from the exons GCGTATCCATGTTTCGTGGGTTTGGATTTGTACAATTTGAACGTGTTGAAGAAGCCGAAGCTGCAAAGGCGGCCCAAAAGGGTCGAATATATAAAGGTTATAAAATAG aTGTAAATATGGCAGTGGAGCGACGACAAGCTAAACCTCAATCCCAGCAGAGCCCTCCACGAAG AGCCCCATATGGCGTTTATGGGGACAGCAAGGAACCTCGACCTCGGTCCCGTTCACCCGTTTTTGGGCGTGACGGGCGTGATGGACGTGAGCCTCGGGACAGCCGTGATGGGAGGGACTCAGGCAGAGAACCCAGGCCTGGTGGCCACTCTCGTGACCATGATTATCGGTACCGAAGCTCAGAGAGCAGAGATAAAGAGCTGAGGGGTGACCCGCGGGATCCTACTTACAG CAGAGATGACTATGACAGATACTACCGCAGTGGCAGTGGCACAGAAGACTATTACCGGAGGAAGGATGAACCCTACAGGGACCCTTACAGGGATCCCTGGAATGGACGACGAGAACCAGAAG ATGACCGTTCTCGACCAGAAGAGCGTCGGCGTAATGAGTTGTATCGACAGTACTATGAAGAACTTCAGCGGCGCTACGATGCGGACCGTCCTGTTGACTGCTCTGTGATTGTTGTCAACAAGGCGCAAAA GGAGTATGCTGAGACAGTTGGGAGGAAGGTCCGTGATTTGGGCATGGTAGTGGACCTGATCTTTCTCAACACGGAAGTGTCTCTAACCCAGGCACTAGAAGATGTAGGCCGAGCCCGCACTCCCTTTGCCATCATAATTACCCAGCAACACCAGGTCCACCGGTCCTGCACTGTTAACATTTTGTTCGGCACACCACAAG aGCATCGGAACATGCCAATGCAGGATGCCATGATGCTAGTTGCCCACAACTATGACTCCTACAAAGTTGAAAATCGTGAAAAAGAACGTGAGGAGATTGCCAGAAAGGCTGCCAAGATGGCGGATGATGTGTTACTCAGGGAGCCTGACAGAGAAAGCCACCCCATTTCTGTGCTTACGGCCATAACACTGCTCTCTGAGAACAG ATTTGTAACCCCAGAGGAACTGGACAGTCTCATTGCATACCTGAAGGACAAAAGAGCCCGACTGGTACGAAGTGCTGCAGACCCTCTTGCAG CTGCGGTCCATGTTgcagctcctgcagcagcacacCACGATGTTCCGCCTTCAGCTGCAGGACTGCCTCCTTCATCCCATTCTACTCACACTCCCCCACAGCCCACTCACCTTGGCCTGTCAGGTGGTTCAAATCCCTCAGCTAACCCCAACCATCAGCAGGAGCTGCAGGCTAAAATCCTCAGCTTGTTCAACAGTGGCAGTGGGGTATCAACAGGTGCTGGTGGCCTAACATCTGCCACCCAGTCTCAGGCCTATGGCTCCCTTGGCCCATCCCCTTCCCAAAATCCGCCCCGTCCAGCCATGACTGGCCCTCTGCCAGCTGGAACCCAGGGTTATGGCAATGCTCCAGGCCGCATGCCAGTGACACCAGGTGGTCAGAGACTCCCCAGCTCTGCTTCAGGTATCAATTTTGACAACCCGAGTGTCCAGAAAGCCCTTGACACACTCATCCAGAGTGGACCAGCTCTCAACCACCTAGTGGGTGCTGGGGCTGCTCAGCAGCCACCGTCAAGACAAGGATCTGGCATGGGTCAGGTCCCACCGATGTCCATGTATCCTCGACACTACTGA
- the ncoa5 gene encoding nuclear receptor coactivator 5 isoform X1, whose amino-acid sequence MSRRRSRSTSPGRYSRSCSSNDPRDLERRIFVGNLPTSDMEKKDLEDLFNPYGKIVGVSMFRGFGFVQFERVEEAEAAKAAQKGRIYKGYKIDVNMAVERRQAKPQSQQSPPRRAPYGVYGDSKEPRPRSRSPVFGRDGRDGREPRDSRDGRDSGREPRPGGHSRDHDYRYRSSESRDKELRGDPRDPTYSRDDYDRYYRSGSGTEDYYRRKDEPYRDPYRDPWNGRREPEDNCVIKHSTTDDRSRPEERRRNELYRQYYEELQRRYDADRPVDCSVIVVNKAQNREYAETVGRKVRDLGMVVDLIFLNTEVSLTQALEDVGRARTPFAIIITQQHQVHRSCTVNILFGTPQEHRNMPMQDAMMLVAHNYDSYKVENREKEREEIARKAAKMADDVLLREPDRESHPISVLTAITLLSENRFVTPEELDSLIAYLKDKRARLVRSAADPLAAAVHVAAPAAAHHDVPPSAAGLPPSSHSTHTPPQPTHLGLSGGSNPSANPNHQQELQAKILSLFNSGSGVSTGAGGLTSATQSQAYGSLGPSPSQNPPRPAMTGPLPAGTQGYGNAPGRMPVTPGGQRLPSSASGINFDNPSVQKALDTLIQSGPALNHLVGAGAAQQPPSRQGSGMGQVPPMSMYPRHY is encoded by the exons GCGTATCCATGTTTCGTGGGTTTGGATTTGTACAATTTGAACGTGTTGAAGAAGCCGAAGCTGCAAAGGCGGCCCAAAAGGGTCGAATATATAAAGGTTATAAAATAG aTGTAAATATGGCAGTGGAGCGACGACAAGCTAAACCTCAATCCCAGCAGAGCCCTCCACGAAG AGCCCCATATGGCGTTTATGGGGACAGCAAGGAACCTCGACCTCGGTCCCGTTCACCCGTTTTTGGGCGTGACGGGCGTGATGGACGTGAGCCTCGGGACAGCCGTGATGGGAGGGACTCAGGCAGAGAACCCAGGCCTGGTGGCCACTCTCGTGACCATGATTATCGGTACCGAAGCTCAGAGAGCAGAGATAAAGAGCTGAGGGGTGACCCGCGGGATCCTACTTACAG CAGAGATGACTATGACAGATACTACCGCAGTGGCAGTGGCACAGAAGACTATTACCGGAGGAAGGATGAACCCTACAGGGACCCTTACAGGGATCCCTGGAATGGACGACGAGAACCAGAAG ATAATTGTGTTATTAAACATTCCACAACAGATGACCGTTCTCGACCAGAAGAGCGTCGGCGTAATGAGTTGTATCGACAGTACTATGAAGAACTTCAGCGGCGCTACGATGCGGACCGTCCTGTTGACTGCTCTGTGATTGTTGTCAACAAGGCGCAAAA TAGGGAGTATGCTGAGACAGTTGGGAGGAAGGTCCGTGATTTGGGCATGGTAGTGGACCTGATCTTTCTCAACACGGAAGTGTCTCTAACCCAGGCACTAGAAGATGTAGGCCGAGCCCGCACTCCCTTTGCCATCATAATTACCCAGCAACACCAGGTCCACCGGTCCTGCACTGTTAACATTTTGTTCGGCACACCACAAG aGCATCGGAACATGCCAATGCAGGATGCCATGATGCTAGTTGCCCACAACTATGACTCCTACAAAGTTGAAAATCGTGAAAAAGAACGTGAGGAGATTGCCAGAAAGGCTGCCAAGATGGCGGATGATGTGTTACTCAGGGAGCCTGACAGAGAAAGCCACCCCATTTCTGTGCTTACGGCCATAACACTGCTCTCTGAGAACAG ATTTGTAACCCCAGAGGAACTGGACAGTCTCATTGCATACCTGAAGGACAAAAGAGCCCGACTGGTACGAAGTGCTGCAGACCCTCTTGCAG CTGCGGTCCATGTTgcagctcctgcagcagcacacCACGATGTTCCGCCTTCAGCTGCAGGACTGCCTCCTTCATCCCATTCTACTCACACTCCCCCACAGCCCACTCACCTTGGCCTGTCAGGTGGTTCAAATCCCTCAGCTAACCCCAACCATCAGCAGGAGCTGCAGGCTAAAATCCTCAGCTTGTTCAACAGTGGCAGTGGGGTATCAACAGGTGCTGGTGGCCTAACATCTGCCACCCAGTCTCAGGCCTATGGCTCCCTTGGCCCATCCCCTTCCCAAAATCCGCCCCGTCCAGCCATGACTGGCCCTCTGCCAGCTGGAACCCAGGGTTATGGCAATGCTCCAGGCCGCATGCCAGTGACACCAGGTGGTCAGAGACTCCCCAGCTCTGCTTCAGGTATCAATTTTGACAACCCGAGTGTCCAGAAAGCCCTTGACACACTCATCCAGAGTGGACCAGCTCTCAACCACCTAGTGGGTGCTGGGGCTGCTCAGCAGCCACCGTCAAGACAAGGATCTGGCATGGGTCAGGTCCCACCGATGTCCATGTATCCTCGACACTACTGA
- the ncoa5 gene encoding nuclear receptor coactivator 5 isoform X3, giving the protein MSRRRSRSTSPGRYSRSCSSNDPRDLERRIFVGNLPTSDMEKKDLEDLFNPYGKIVGVSMFRGFGFVQFERVEEAEAAKAAQKGRIYKGYKIDVNMAVERRQAKPQSQQSPPRRAPYGVYGDSKEPRPRSRSPVFGRDGRDGREPRDSRDGRDSGREPRPGGHSRDHDYRYRSSESRDKELRGDPRDPTYRDDYDRYYRSGSGTEDYYRRKDEPYRDPYRDPWNGRREPEDNCVIKHSTTDDRSRPEERRRNELYRQYYEELQRRYDADRPVDCSVIVVNKAQNREYAETVGRKVRDLGMVVDLIFLNTEVSLTQALEDVGRARTPFAIIITQQHQVHRSCTVNILFGTPQEHRNMPMQDAMMLVAHNYDSYKVENREKEREEIARKAAKMADDVLLREPDRESHPISVLTAITLLSENRFVTPEELDSLIAYLKDKRARLVRSAADPLAAAVHVAAPAAAHHDVPPSAAGLPPSSHSTHTPPQPTHLGLSGGSNPSANPNHQQELQAKILSLFNSGSGVSTGAGGLTSATQSQAYGSLGPSPSQNPPRPAMTGPLPAGTQGYGNAPGRMPVTPGGQRLPSSASGINFDNPSVQKALDTLIQSGPALNHLVGAGAAQQPPSRQGSGMGQVPPMSMYPRHY; this is encoded by the exons GCGTATCCATGTTTCGTGGGTTTGGATTTGTACAATTTGAACGTGTTGAAGAAGCCGAAGCTGCAAAGGCGGCCCAAAAGGGTCGAATATATAAAGGTTATAAAATAG aTGTAAATATGGCAGTGGAGCGACGACAAGCTAAACCTCAATCCCAGCAGAGCCCTCCACGAAG AGCCCCATATGGCGTTTATGGGGACAGCAAGGAACCTCGACCTCGGTCCCGTTCACCCGTTTTTGGGCGTGACGGGCGTGATGGACGTGAGCCTCGGGACAGCCGTGATGGGAGGGACTCAGGCAGAGAACCCAGGCCTGGTGGCCACTCTCGTGACCATGATTATCGGTACCGAAGCTCAGAGAGCAGAGATAAAGAGCTGAGGGGTGACCCGCGGGATCCTACTTACAG AGATGACTATGACAGATACTACCGCAGTGGCAGTGGCACAGAAGACTATTACCGGAGGAAGGATGAACCCTACAGGGACCCTTACAGGGATCCCTGGAATGGACGACGAGAACCAGAAG ATAATTGTGTTATTAAACATTCCACAACAGATGACCGTTCTCGACCAGAAGAGCGTCGGCGTAATGAGTTGTATCGACAGTACTATGAAGAACTTCAGCGGCGCTACGATGCGGACCGTCCTGTTGACTGCTCTGTGATTGTTGTCAACAAGGCGCAAAA TAGGGAGTATGCTGAGACAGTTGGGAGGAAGGTCCGTGATTTGGGCATGGTAGTGGACCTGATCTTTCTCAACACGGAAGTGTCTCTAACCCAGGCACTAGAAGATGTAGGCCGAGCCCGCACTCCCTTTGCCATCATAATTACCCAGCAACACCAGGTCCACCGGTCCTGCACTGTTAACATTTTGTTCGGCACACCACAAG aGCATCGGAACATGCCAATGCAGGATGCCATGATGCTAGTTGCCCACAACTATGACTCCTACAAAGTTGAAAATCGTGAAAAAGAACGTGAGGAGATTGCCAGAAAGGCTGCCAAGATGGCGGATGATGTGTTACTCAGGGAGCCTGACAGAGAAAGCCACCCCATTTCTGTGCTTACGGCCATAACACTGCTCTCTGAGAACAG ATTTGTAACCCCAGAGGAACTGGACAGTCTCATTGCATACCTGAAGGACAAAAGAGCCCGACTGGTACGAAGTGCTGCAGACCCTCTTGCAG CTGCGGTCCATGTTgcagctcctgcagcagcacacCACGATGTTCCGCCTTCAGCTGCAGGACTGCCTCCTTCATCCCATTCTACTCACACTCCCCCACAGCCCACTCACCTTGGCCTGTCAGGTGGTTCAAATCCCTCAGCTAACCCCAACCATCAGCAGGAGCTGCAGGCTAAAATCCTCAGCTTGTTCAACAGTGGCAGTGGGGTATCAACAGGTGCTGGTGGCCTAACATCTGCCACCCAGTCTCAGGCCTATGGCTCCCTTGGCCCATCCCCTTCCCAAAATCCGCCCCGTCCAGCCATGACTGGCCCTCTGCCAGCTGGAACCCAGGGTTATGGCAATGCTCCAGGCCGCATGCCAGTGACACCAGGTGGTCAGAGACTCCCCAGCTCTGCTTCAGGTATCAATTTTGACAACCCGAGTGTCCAGAAAGCCCTTGACACACTCATCCAGAGTGGACCAGCTCTCAACCACCTAGTGGGTGCTGGGGCTGCTCAGCAGCCACCGTCAAGACAAGGATCTGGCATGGGTCAGGTCCCACCGATGTCCATGTATCCTCGACACTACTGA
- the ncoa5 gene encoding nuclear receptor coactivator 5 isoform X4 has product MSRRRSRSTSPGRYSRSCSSNDPRDLERRIFVGNLPTSDMEKKDLEDLFNPYGKIVGVSMFRGFGFVQFERVEEAEAAKAAQKGRIYKGYKIDVNMAVERRQAKPQSQQSPPRRAPYGVYGDSKEPRPRSRSPVFGRDGRDGREPRDSRDGRDSGREPRPGGHSRDHDYRYRSSESRDKELRGDPRDPTYSRDDYDRYYRSGSGTEDYYRRKDEPYRDPYRDPWNGRREPEDDRSRPEERRRNELYRQYYEELQRRYDADRPVDCSVIVVNKAQNREYAETVGRKVRDLGMVVDLIFLNTEVSLTQALEDVGRARTPFAIIITQQHQVHRSCTVNILFGTPQEHRNMPMQDAMMLVAHNYDSYKVENREKEREEIARKAAKMADDVLLREPDRESHPISVLTAITLLSENRFVTPEELDSLIAYLKDKRARLVRSAADPLAAAVHVAAPAAAHHDVPPSAAGLPPSSHSTHTPPQPTHLGLSGGSNPSANPNHQQELQAKILSLFNSGSGVSTGAGGLTSATQSQAYGSLGPSPSQNPPRPAMTGPLPAGTQGYGNAPGRMPVTPGGQRLPSSASGINFDNPSVQKALDTLIQSGPALNHLVGAGAAQQPPSRQGSGMGQVPPMSMYPRHY; this is encoded by the exons GCGTATCCATGTTTCGTGGGTTTGGATTTGTACAATTTGAACGTGTTGAAGAAGCCGAAGCTGCAAAGGCGGCCCAAAAGGGTCGAATATATAAAGGTTATAAAATAG aTGTAAATATGGCAGTGGAGCGACGACAAGCTAAACCTCAATCCCAGCAGAGCCCTCCACGAAG AGCCCCATATGGCGTTTATGGGGACAGCAAGGAACCTCGACCTCGGTCCCGTTCACCCGTTTTTGGGCGTGACGGGCGTGATGGACGTGAGCCTCGGGACAGCCGTGATGGGAGGGACTCAGGCAGAGAACCCAGGCCTGGTGGCCACTCTCGTGACCATGATTATCGGTACCGAAGCTCAGAGAGCAGAGATAAAGAGCTGAGGGGTGACCCGCGGGATCCTACTTACAG CAGAGATGACTATGACAGATACTACCGCAGTGGCAGTGGCACAGAAGACTATTACCGGAGGAAGGATGAACCCTACAGGGACCCTTACAGGGATCCCTGGAATGGACGACGAGAACCAGAAG ATGACCGTTCTCGACCAGAAGAGCGTCGGCGTAATGAGTTGTATCGACAGTACTATGAAGAACTTCAGCGGCGCTACGATGCGGACCGTCCTGTTGACTGCTCTGTGATTGTTGTCAACAAGGCGCAAAA TAGGGAGTATGCTGAGACAGTTGGGAGGAAGGTCCGTGATTTGGGCATGGTAGTGGACCTGATCTTTCTCAACACGGAAGTGTCTCTAACCCAGGCACTAGAAGATGTAGGCCGAGCCCGCACTCCCTTTGCCATCATAATTACCCAGCAACACCAGGTCCACCGGTCCTGCACTGTTAACATTTTGTTCGGCACACCACAAG aGCATCGGAACATGCCAATGCAGGATGCCATGATGCTAGTTGCCCACAACTATGACTCCTACAAAGTTGAAAATCGTGAAAAAGAACGTGAGGAGATTGCCAGAAAGGCTGCCAAGATGGCGGATGATGTGTTACTCAGGGAGCCTGACAGAGAAAGCCACCCCATTTCTGTGCTTACGGCCATAACACTGCTCTCTGAGAACAG ATTTGTAACCCCAGAGGAACTGGACAGTCTCATTGCATACCTGAAGGACAAAAGAGCCCGACTGGTACGAAGTGCTGCAGACCCTCTTGCAG CTGCGGTCCATGTTgcagctcctgcagcagcacacCACGATGTTCCGCCTTCAGCTGCAGGACTGCCTCCTTCATCCCATTCTACTCACACTCCCCCACAGCCCACTCACCTTGGCCTGTCAGGTGGTTCAAATCCCTCAGCTAACCCCAACCATCAGCAGGAGCTGCAGGCTAAAATCCTCAGCTTGTTCAACAGTGGCAGTGGGGTATCAACAGGTGCTGGTGGCCTAACATCTGCCACCCAGTCTCAGGCCTATGGCTCCCTTGGCCCATCCCCTTCCCAAAATCCGCCCCGTCCAGCCATGACTGGCCCTCTGCCAGCTGGAACCCAGGGTTATGGCAATGCTCCAGGCCGCATGCCAGTGACACCAGGTGGTCAGAGACTCCCCAGCTCTGCTTCAGGTATCAATTTTGACAACCCGAGTGTCCAGAAAGCCCTTGACACACTCATCCAGAGTGGACCAGCTCTCAACCACCTAGTGGGTGCTGGGGCTGCTCAGCAGCCACCGTCAAGACAAGGATCTGGCATGGGTCAGGTCCCACCGATGTCCATGTATCCTCGACACTACTGA
- the ncoa5 gene encoding nuclear receptor coactivator 5 isoform X2, which translates to MSRRRSRSTSPGRYSRSCSSNDPRDLERRIFVGNLPTSDMEKKDLEDLFNPYGKIVGVSMFRGFGFVQFERVEEAEAAKAAQKGRIYKGYKIDVNMAVERRQAKPQSQQSPPRRAPYGVYGDSKEPRPRSRSPVFGRDGRDGREPRDSRDGRDSGREPRPGGHSRDHDYRYRSSESRDKELRGDPRDPTYSRDDYDRYYRSGSGTEDYYRRKDEPYRDPYRDPWNGRREPEDNCVIKHSTTDDRSRPEERRRNELYRQYYEELQRRYDADRPVDCSVIVVNKAQKEYAETVGRKVRDLGMVVDLIFLNTEVSLTQALEDVGRARTPFAIIITQQHQVHRSCTVNILFGTPQEHRNMPMQDAMMLVAHNYDSYKVENREKEREEIARKAAKMADDVLLREPDRESHPISVLTAITLLSENRFVTPEELDSLIAYLKDKRARLVRSAADPLAAAVHVAAPAAAHHDVPPSAAGLPPSSHSTHTPPQPTHLGLSGGSNPSANPNHQQELQAKILSLFNSGSGVSTGAGGLTSATQSQAYGSLGPSPSQNPPRPAMTGPLPAGTQGYGNAPGRMPVTPGGQRLPSSASGINFDNPSVQKALDTLIQSGPALNHLVGAGAAQQPPSRQGSGMGQVPPMSMYPRHY; encoded by the exons GCGTATCCATGTTTCGTGGGTTTGGATTTGTACAATTTGAACGTGTTGAAGAAGCCGAAGCTGCAAAGGCGGCCCAAAAGGGTCGAATATATAAAGGTTATAAAATAG aTGTAAATATGGCAGTGGAGCGACGACAAGCTAAACCTCAATCCCAGCAGAGCCCTCCACGAAG AGCCCCATATGGCGTTTATGGGGACAGCAAGGAACCTCGACCTCGGTCCCGTTCACCCGTTTTTGGGCGTGACGGGCGTGATGGACGTGAGCCTCGGGACAGCCGTGATGGGAGGGACTCAGGCAGAGAACCCAGGCCTGGTGGCCACTCTCGTGACCATGATTATCGGTACCGAAGCTCAGAGAGCAGAGATAAAGAGCTGAGGGGTGACCCGCGGGATCCTACTTACAG CAGAGATGACTATGACAGATACTACCGCAGTGGCAGTGGCACAGAAGACTATTACCGGAGGAAGGATGAACCCTACAGGGACCCTTACAGGGATCCCTGGAATGGACGACGAGAACCAGAAG ATAATTGTGTTATTAAACATTCCACAACAGATGACCGTTCTCGACCAGAAGAGCGTCGGCGTAATGAGTTGTATCGACAGTACTATGAAGAACTTCAGCGGCGCTACGATGCGGACCGTCCTGTTGACTGCTCTGTGATTGTTGTCAACAAGGCGCAAAA GGAGTATGCTGAGACAGTTGGGAGGAAGGTCCGTGATTTGGGCATGGTAGTGGACCTGATCTTTCTCAACACGGAAGTGTCTCTAACCCAGGCACTAGAAGATGTAGGCCGAGCCCGCACTCCCTTTGCCATCATAATTACCCAGCAACACCAGGTCCACCGGTCCTGCACTGTTAACATTTTGTTCGGCACACCACAAG aGCATCGGAACATGCCAATGCAGGATGCCATGATGCTAGTTGCCCACAACTATGACTCCTACAAAGTTGAAAATCGTGAAAAAGAACGTGAGGAGATTGCCAGAAAGGCTGCCAAGATGGCGGATGATGTGTTACTCAGGGAGCCTGACAGAGAAAGCCACCCCATTTCTGTGCTTACGGCCATAACACTGCTCTCTGAGAACAG ATTTGTAACCCCAGAGGAACTGGACAGTCTCATTGCATACCTGAAGGACAAAAGAGCCCGACTGGTACGAAGTGCTGCAGACCCTCTTGCAG CTGCGGTCCATGTTgcagctcctgcagcagcacacCACGATGTTCCGCCTTCAGCTGCAGGACTGCCTCCTTCATCCCATTCTACTCACACTCCCCCACAGCCCACTCACCTTGGCCTGTCAGGTGGTTCAAATCCCTCAGCTAACCCCAACCATCAGCAGGAGCTGCAGGCTAAAATCCTCAGCTTGTTCAACAGTGGCAGTGGGGTATCAACAGGTGCTGGTGGCCTAACATCTGCCACCCAGTCTCAGGCCTATGGCTCCCTTGGCCCATCCCCTTCCCAAAATCCGCCCCGTCCAGCCATGACTGGCCCTCTGCCAGCTGGAACCCAGGGTTATGGCAATGCTCCAGGCCGCATGCCAGTGACACCAGGTGGTCAGAGACTCCCCAGCTCTGCTTCAGGTATCAATTTTGACAACCCGAGTGTCCAGAAAGCCCTTGACACACTCATCCAGAGTGGACCAGCTCTCAACCACCTAGTGGGTGCTGGGGCTGCTCAGCAGCCACCGTCAAGACAAGGATCTGGCATGGGTCAGGTCCCACCGATGTCCATGTATCCTCGACACTACTGA
- the ncoa5 gene encoding nuclear receptor coactivator 5 isoform X6, protein MSRRRSRSTSPGRYSRSCSSNDPRDLERRIFVGNLPTSDMEKKDLEDLFNPYGKIVGVSMFRGFGFVQFERVEEAEAAKAAQKGRIYKGYKIDVNMAVERRQAKPQSQQSPPRRAPYGVYGDSKEPRPRSRSPVFGRDGRDGREPRDSRDGRDSGREPRPGGHSRDHDYRYRSSESRDKELRGDPRDPTYRDDYDRYYRSGSGTEDYYRRKDEPYRDPYRDPWNGRREPEDDRSRPEERRRNELYRQYYEELQRRYDADRPVDCSVIVVNKAQNREYAETVGRKVRDLGMVVDLIFLNTEVSLTQALEDVGRARTPFAIIITQQHQVHRSCTVNILFGTPQEHRNMPMQDAMMLVAHNYDSYKVENREKEREEIARKAAKMADDVLLREPDRESHPISVLTAITLLSENRFVTPEELDSLIAYLKDKRARLVRSAADPLAAAVHVAAPAAAHHDVPPSAAGLPPSSHSTHTPPQPTHLGLSGGSNPSANPNHQQELQAKILSLFNSGSGVSTGAGGLTSATQSQAYGSLGPSPSQNPPRPAMTGPLPAGTQGYGNAPGRMPVTPGGQRLPSSASGINFDNPSVQKALDTLIQSGPALNHLVGAGAAQQPPSRQGSGMGQVPPMSMYPRHY, encoded by the exons GCGTATCCATGTTTCGTGGGTTTGGATTTGTACAATTTGAACGTGTTGAAGAAGCCGAAGCTGCAAAGGCGGCCCAAAAGGGTCGAATATATAAAGGTTATAAAATAG aTGTAAATATGGCAGTGGAGCGACGACAAGCTAAACCTCAATCCCAGCAGAGCCCTCCACGAAG AGCCCCATATGGCGTTTATGGGGACAGCAAGGAACCTCGACCTCGGTCCCGTTCACCCGTTTTTGGGCGTGACGGGCGTGATGGACGTGAGCCTCGGGACAGCCGTGATGGGAGGGACTCAGGCAGAGAACCCAGGCCTGGTGGCCACTCTCGTGACCATGATTATCGGTACCGAAGCTCAGAGAGCAGAGATAAAGAGCTGAGGGGTGACCCGCGGGATCCTACTTACAG AGATGACTATGACAGATACTACCGCAGTGGCAGTGGCACAGAAGACTATTACCGGAGGAAGGATGAACCCTACAGGGACCCTTACAGGGATCCCTGGAATGGACGACGAGAACCAGAAG ATGACCGTTCTCGACCAGAAGAGCGTCGGCGTAATGAGTTGTATCGACAGTACTATGAAGAACTTCAGCGGCGCTACGATGCGGACCGTCCTGTTGACTGCTCTGTGATTGTTGTCAACAAGGCGCAAAA TAGGGAGTATGCTGAGACAGTTGGGAGGAAGGTCCGTGATTTGGGCATGGTAGTGGACCTGATCTTTCTCAACACGGAAGTGTCTCTAACCCAGGCACTAGAAGATGTAGGCCGAGCCCGCACTCCCTTTGCCATCATAATTACCCAGCAACACCAGGTCCACCGGTCCTGCACTGTTAACATTTTGTTCGGCACACCACAAG aGCATCGGAACATGCCAATGCAGGATGCCATGATGCTAGTTGCCCACAACTATGACTCCTACAAAGTTGAAAATCGTGAAAAAGAACGTGAGGAGATTGCCAGAAAGGCTGCCAAGATGGCGGATGATGTGTTACTCAGGGAGCCTGACAGAGAAAGCCACCCCATTTCTGTGCTTACGGCCATAACACTGCTCTCTGAGAACAG ATTTGTAACCCCAGAGGAACTGGACAGTCTCATTGCATACCTGAAGGACAAAAGAGCCCGACTGGTACGAAGTGCTGCAGACCCTCTTGCAG CTGCGGTCCATGTTgcagctcctgcagcagcacacCACGATGTTCCGCCTTCAGCTGCAGGACTGCCTCCTTCATCCCATTCTACTCACACTCCCCCACAGCCCACTCACCTTGGCCTGTCAGGTGGTTCAAATCCCTCAGCTAACCCCAACCATCAGCAGGAGCTGCAGGCTAAAATCCTCAGCTTGTTCAACAGTGGCAGTGGGGTATCAACAGGTGCTGGTGGCCTAACATCTGCCACCCAGTCTCAGGCCTATGGCTCCCTTGGCCCATCCCCTTCCCAAAATCCGCCCCGTCCAGCCATGACTGGCCCTCTGCCAGCTGGAACCCAGGGTTATGGCAATGCTCCAGGCCGCATGCCAGTGACACCAGGTGGTCAGAGACTCCCCAGCTCTGCTTCAGGTATCAATTTTGACAACCCGAGTGTCCAGAAAGCCCTTGACACACTCATCCAGAGTGGACCAGCTCTCAACCACCTAGTGGGTGCTGGGGCTGCTCAGCAGCCACCGTCAAGACAAGGATCTGGCATGGGTCAGGTCCCACCGATGTCCATGTATCCTCGACACTACTGA